One Actinospica robiniae DSM 44927 genomic region harbors:
- a CDS encoding phytanoyl-CoA dioxygenase family protein — protein sequence MVNLDDAARAWREDGFVILPGFIPEDELKPALAGLESMFPSADGFHDGSDPRRDRFTGDEFAGIDSFPFASAEVGLLAVHPRLVELAQSLLAEQDLRIYSAEAWAKYTGAADYDQNLHRDYLNHTILVPSDDPRCRQLEMFVYLTDVPEELGPPHMLSRAYTGDLPAKPNWYPRADVVDSDAGYLATGGRPDLYDAETSGAGPAGTVIAFETGTFHRGTQLTAPRGVRYSMQVCYRPTAVQWGDRLAWATHSFEPAWSRFVERATPGQLHLFGFPAPGHPFWTPQTLAGMAQRYPGLDLTPWSLVAG from the coding sequence GTGGTGAATCTCGACGACGCGGCGCGTGCATGGCGCGAGGACGGCTTCGTGATCCTGCCGGGCTTCATCCCCGAAGACGAGCTGAAACCGGCTCTGGCCGGGCTCGAGTCGATGTTTCCTTCTGCCGATGGCTTCCACGACGGATCCGACCCTCGTCGCGACCGCTTCACGGGAGACGAGTTCGCCGGGATCGACAGCTTCCCGTTCGCGAGCGCGGAGGTCGGCCTTCTCGCGGTGCACCCGCGTCTCGTGGAGCTGGCGCAGAGTCTGCTGGCCGAGCAAGACCTGCGGATCTACAGCGCCGAGGCGTGGGCGAAATACACCGGGGCAGCCGACTACGACCAGAATCTGCACCGCGATTACCTCAACCACACCATCCTGGTGCCCAGCGACGACCCGCGCTGCCGGCAGTTGGAGATGTTCGTCTACCTCACCGACGTCCCCGAGGAGCTCGGGCCGCCGCACATGCTTTCCCGCGCTTACACCGGCGACCTGCCGGCCAAGCCCAACTGGTATCCGCGCGCGGACGTCGTGGACAGCGATGCGGGATACCTCGCCACGGGCGGCAGGCCGGACCTCTACGACGCGGAGACCTCCGGAGCCGGGCCCGCCGGAACCGTCATCGCCTTCGAAACAGGCACCTTCCATCGCGGCACCCAGCTGACTGCACCGCGCGGAGTTCGCTACAGCATGCAGGTGTGCTACCGGCCCACCGCAGTCCAATGGGGCGACCGGCTCGCCTGGGCCACACACTCCTTCGAACCCGCGTGGAGCCGGTTCGTCGAGCGCGCCACGCCGGGCCAACTGCACCTGTTCGGCTTCCCGGCGCCTGGTCACCCGTTCTGGACGCCGCAGACGCTGGCAGGCATGGCACAGCGCTACCCAGGGCTCGACCTCACGCCGTGGAGCCTGGTCGCCGGCTGA
- the argC gene encoding N-acetyl-gamma-glutamyl-phosphate reductase has product MTLRIAVAGATGYAGGEILRLLLAHPAVVDGRAQIGTLSAGRNAGSTLGEHQPHLVPLHDRVLAETDRETLSGHEVVFLALPHGQSAEVAEQLGPEVLVIDSGADFRLEQSVDWERYYGTPHAGTWPYGLPELPGARERLRGVKRVAVPGCFPTVSTLALYPALAAELAEPEVVITAATGTSGAGRSLKPNLLGSEVMGNASAYGVGGAHRHTPEIAQNLGQAAGGAVSVSFTPILVPMSRGILASCSAKARPGVRLEDLRAAYRKAYADEPFVTLLSEGAWPQTAAVLGSNSVHVQVALDESAGRVVVVAAVDNLAKGTAGGAIQCMNLALGLPESAGLSTVGLAP; this is encoded by the coding sequence ATGACCCTTCGGATCGCGGTGGCCGGTGCGACCGGCTACGCGGGTGGGGAGATCCTGCGGCTCCTCCTCGCGCACCCCGCCGTCGTCGACGGCCGCGCCCAGATCGGCACGCTCAGCGCCGGTCGCAACGCGGGCTCGACCCTCGGCGAGCATCAGCCGCACCTCGTCCCGCTGCACGACCGCGTCCTGGCCGAGACGGATCGCGAGACCCTCTCCGGCCACGAGGTGGTCTTCCTCGCGCTGCCGCACGGCCAGTCCGCCGAGGTGGCCGAACAGCTCGGCCCCGAGGTGCTCGTCATCGACTCCGGCGCCGACTTCCGGCTCGAGCAGTCCGTGGACTGGGAGCGCTACTACGGCACGCCGCATGCCGGGACCTGGCCGTACGGCCTGCCCGAGCTGCCCGGCGCGCGCGAGCGGCTGCGCGGGGTCAAGCGCGTCGCCGTGCCCGGCTGCTTCCCCACGGTCAGCACCCTCGCGCTCTATCCGGCGCTGGCCGCCGAGCTGGCCGAGCCCGAGGTCGTCATCACCGCCGCCACCGGCACCTCCGGCGCGGGCCGCTCGCTCAAGCCGAATCTGCTCGGCTCCGAGGTCATGGGCAACGCGTCCGCCTACGGCGTCGGCGGCGCGCACCGGCACACCCCGGAGATCGCCCAGAACCTCGGCCAGGCCGCCGGCGGCGCGGTCTCGGTCTCGTTCACCCCGATCCTCGTGCCCATGTCCCGCGGCATCCTCGCCTCCTGCTCGGCCAAGGCCCGGCCGGGCGTGCGGCTGGAGGACCTGCGCGCCGCGTACCGGAAGGCCTACGCCGACGAGCCGTTCGTGACGCTGCTGTCCGAGGGCGCCTGGCCGCAGACGGCCGCGGTGCTCGGTTCCAACAGCGTCCACGTCCAGGTCGCGCTGGACGAGTCGGCCGGGCGCGTCGTCGTGGTCGCCGCAGTGGACAACCTGGCCAAGGGCACCGCCGGCGGCGCGATCCAGTGCATGAACCTCGCTCTCGGCCTGCCCGAGTCCGCGGGCCTGAGCACGGTCGGGCTCGCCCCGTGA
- the argJ gene encoding bifunctional glutamate N-acetyltransferase/amino-acid acetyltransferase ArgJ: MGVTAPGGFRAAGVVAGIKSSGAPDLALVVNDGPSRAAAAVFTSNRVKAAPVLWSEQVVKGGELDAVILNSGGANACTGPEGFQDTHRTAEQTATALDVSAARVAVCSTGLIGERLPMDRLLGALPAVVAGLCDTGGAAAAEAIRTTDTVAKTAVVEREGYVLGGMAKGAGMLAPGLATMLCVLTTDAEVPQAELDAALRAATARTFDRIDSDGCMSTNDTVILMASGSTGTRPDAREFAAAVEELCADLARQLIADAEGASKEIEIEVANAATEADALEVARSIARNNLLKCAFYGEDPNWGRVLAAVGTTAAAFEPDRLSVAINGVWVCRNGGVGEPRELCDLSDRHIHLVVDLAAGAETVTVWTNDLTKEYVHENSAYSS, from the coding sequence GTGGGGGTGACGGCGCCCGGAGGTTTCCGTGCCGCCGGGGTCGTGGCCGGGATCAAGTCCTCGGGCGCGCCCGATCTCGCCCTCGTCGTCAATGACGGCCCCTCGCGCGCGGCCGCCGCCGTGTTCACCTCGAACCGGGTCAAGGCCGCGCCCGTGCTGTGGTCCGAGCAGGTGGTCAAGGGCGGCGAGCTCGACGCGGTGATCCTCAACTCCGGCGGCGCCAACGCGTGCACCGGGCCCGAGGGCTTCCAGGACACGCACCGCACCGCCGAGCAGACCGCGACCGCGCTCGACGTCTCGGCCGCCCGGGTAGCGGTCTGCTCCACCGGGCTGATCGGCGAGCGGCTGCCGATGGACCGGCTGCTCGGCGCCCTGCCCGCGGTCGTCGCCGGGCTCTGCGACACCGGCGGGGCCGCGGCCGCCGAGGCCATCCGCACCACCGACACCGTCGCCAAGACGGCCGTGGTCGAGCGCGAGGGCTACGTCCTGGGCGGCATGGCGAAGGGCGCGGGCATGCTCGCCCCCGGCCTGGCCACCATGCTCTGCGTGCTGACCACCGACGCGGAGGTCCCGCAGGCCGAGCTGGACGCCGCGCTGCGCGCCGCCACCGCCCGCACCTTCGACCGGATCGACTCGGACGGCTGCATGTCGACCAACGACACCGTCATCCTGATGGCCTCCGGCTCCACCGGCACCCGCCCGGACGCGCGCGAGTTCGCCGCGGCCGTCGAGGAGCTCTGCGCCGACCTGGCCCGCCAGCTCATCGCGGACGCCGAGGGCGCCTCGAAGGAGATCGAGATCGAGGTGGCCAACGCGGCCACCGAGGCAGACGCGCTCGAGGTCGCCCGCTCGATCGCCCGCAACAACCTGCTCAAGTGCGCCTTCTACGGCGAGGACCCGAACTGGGGCCGGGTGCTGGCCGCAGTCGGCACCACCGCGGCCGCGTTCGAGCCGGACCGGCTCTCGGTCGCCATCAACGGCGTCTGGGTCTGCCGCAACGGCGGCGTCGGCGAGCCGCGCGAGCTGTGCGATCTGAGCGACCGTCACATCCACCTGGTGGTGGATCTCGCCGCGGGCGCGGAGACGGTCACGGTCTGGACGAACGACCTCACCAAGGAGTACGTGCACGAGAATTCGGCCTACTCCTCGTGA
- the argB gene encoding acetylglutamate kinase, whose product MAGGTRSTEALAKAQVLTQALPWLSKFHGATVVVKFGGNAMVDDDLKRAFAQDVVFLRYAGLRPVVVHGGGPQITRALEASGLVSEFAGGLRVTTPAAMDVVRMVLTGQVQREIVGLINAHGPFAVGLSGEDANTMTGLQRHAIVDGLPVDIGRVGDVAAVEPKLLNALLDDGRIPVVSSIARAEDGGVYNVNADTAAAALAVGLGAEKLVVLTDVEGLYADWPASGQVISQLTAPELEKLLPELSSGMAPKMEACLRAVRGGVHAAHVLDGRVQHSLLLEVFTDEGIGTMVVSQ is encoded by the coding sequence ATGGCGGGGGGAACCCGTTCCACCGAGGCTCTGGCCAAGGCGCAGGTGCTCACCCAGGCGCTGCCCTGGCTCTCGAAGTTCCACGGTGCCACGGTCGTGGTGAAGTTCGGCGGCAACGCGATGGTCGACGACGACCTCAAGCGCGCCTTCGCCCAGGACGTGGTCTTCCTGCGCTACGCCGGGCTGCGCCCGGTGGTGGTGCACGGCGGCGGACCGCAGATCACCCGCGCGCTCGAGGCCTCCGGCCTGGTCAGCGAGTTCGCCGGCGGCCTGCGGGTGACCACGCCGGCGGCCATGGACGTGGTCCGGATGGTGCTGACCGGCCAGGTGCAGCGCGAGATCGTCGGGCTCATCAACGCGCACGGCCCGTTCGCGGTGGGCCTGTCCGGCGAGGACGCGAACACCATGACGGGCCTTCAGCGGCACGCGATCGTCGACGGCCTCCCGGTGGACATCGGCCGGGTCGGCGACGTCGCCGCGGTCGAGCCCAAGCTGCTCAACGCGCTGCTCGACGACGGCCGGATCCCGGTGGTCTCCAGCATCGCCCGAGCCGAGGACGGCGGCGTCTACAACGTCAACGCGGACACCGCGGCCGCGGCCCTCGCGGTCGGGCTCGGCGCGGAGAAGCTCGTCGTGCTCACCGACGTGGAGGGCCTCTACGCGGACTGGCCCGCCTCGGGCCAGGTGATCAGCCAGCTCACCGCGCCCGAGCTGGAGAAGCTGCTGCCGGAGCTCTCCTCCGGCATGGCGCCCAAGATGGAGGCCTGTCTGCGCGCGGTGCGCGGCGGAGTCCACGCGGCGCACGTGCTCGACGGAAGGGTGCAGCACTCGCTGCTGCTCGAGGTGTTCACCGACGAAGGCATCGGAACGATGGTGGTATCGCAATGA
- a CDS encoding acetylornithine transaminase, giving the protein MTTHTHEAGSGPIAGADAISAAQAEGLPVLQAQGGLSTAWTERHSNALMNTFGAPKRVFVRGEGAQLWDADGRRYLDLFAGIAVNVLGHAHPLIVNAVTAQLTTLGHVGNFFGTAPQIALAERLLALAAQPGAFDDSAEGSSAGPDLSTGRVYFANSGTEANEAAFKLSRLTGRTKVIATEGGFHGRTMGALALTGKPAIREPFEPLPAGVEFVPFGDVAALERAVDDETAAVFLEPVQGERGVVPAPAGYLKAAREITARHGALLILDEVQTGIGRTGAWFSFQHEGIRPDVVTVAKGLGGGLPIGACLAFGRAAELFTPGAHGTTFGGNPIACAAGLAVLHAVERDGLIARARELGELLRQGIEELEHPAVDGVQGQGLLLAIRLRGPVAARVADAALDAGYIINAVNPESIRISPPLVLTTDQAREFLGALPAILDHALDDGRRP; this is encoded by the coding sequence ATGACGACGCACACGCACGAAGCCGGCTCCGGCCCGATCGCCGGCGCCGACGCGATCTCCGCGGCCCAGGCCGAGGGCCTGCCCGTGCTGCAGGCGCAAGGCGGCCTCAGCACCGCGTGGACCGAGCGGCACAGCAATGCCCTGATGAACACCTTCGGCGCGCCGAAGCGCGTCTTCGTCCGGGGTGAGGGCGCGCAGCTGTGGGACGCCGACGGCCGCCGCTACCTCGACCTGTTCGCCGGCATCGCGGTCAACGTCCTCGGCCACGCCCACCCGCTGATCGTCAACGCGGTGACCGCCCAGCTGACCACCCTCGGCCACGTCGGCAACTTCTTCGGCACCGCCCCGCAGATCGCCCTCGCCGAGCGGCTGCTCGCCCTCGCCGCCCAGCCCGGCGCCTTCGACGACTCCGCCGAGGGCTCGTCAGCCGGCCCCGATCTGAGCACCGGCCGGGTCTACTTCGCCAACTCCGGCACCGAGGCGAACGAGGCCGCCTTCAAGCTGAGCCGGCTGACCGGCCGCACCAAGGTGATCGCCACCGAGGGCGGATTCCACGGCCGGACCATGGGCGCCCTCGCGCTCACCGGCAAGCCGGCCATCCGCGAGCCGTTCGAGCCGCTGCCCGCCGGCGTCGAGTTCGTGCCCTTCGGCGACGTCGCCGCGCTCGAGCGGGCCGTGGACGACGAGACCGCCGCGGTCTTCCTCGAACCCGTCCAGGGCGAGCGCGGCGTGGTGCCGGCCCCGGCCGGCTACCTCAAGGCGGCCCGCGAGATCACCGCCCGGCACGGCGCCCTGCTCATCCTCGACGAGGTGCAGACCGGCATCGGCCGCACCGGCGCGTGGTTCTCCTTCCAGCACGAGGGCATCCGCCCGGACGTGGTGACCGTGGCCAAGGGCCTGGGCGGCGGCCTGCCCATCGGCGCCTGCCTGGCCTTCGGCCGCGCTGCCGAGCTGTTCACCCCCGGCGCGCACGGCACCACCTTCGGCGGCAACCCGATCGCCTGCGCGGCCGGACTCGCCGTGCTCCACGCGGTCGAGCGCGACGGCCTGATCGCCCGCGCCCGCGAGCTCGGCGAGCTGTTGCGCCAAGGCATCGAAGAGCTCGAGCACCCGGCGGTCGACGGCGTGCAGGGCCAGGGCCTGCTGCTCGCCATCCGGCTGCGCGGCCCGGTGGCGGCCCGGGTAGCCGACGCGGCTCTCGACGCCGGCTACATCATCAACGCGGTCAACCCCGAGTCGATCCGGATCTCCCCGCCACTCGTCCTGACGACGGATCAGGCCCGCGAGTTCCTCGGCGCGCTGCCCGCCATCCTCGACCACGCGCTCGACGACGGCCGCCGCCCGTGA
- the argF gene encoding ornithine carbamoyltransferase yields MSIRHFLRDDDLSPAEQAEVLDLAAELKADPLGHPVLAGPKAVAILFDKPSTRTRVSFSVGVAQLGGYPLVIDAGSSQLGRGEPVADTTRVLDRQVAAIVWRTFGQSRLEEMAAVSRVPVVNALTDEFHPCQILADLQTVRERKGALAGLTMTYLGDGANNMAHSYLLGGATAGMHVRVGTPEGYQPDARYVADAAAIAAATGGSVLVTSDAKAAAQDADVLITDTWVSMGQEDEGSARAEVFRPYTLDEAALALARPDAIVLHCLPAYRGKEIAASVIDGPQSAVWDEAENRLHAQKALLAYLLGYRSSSR; encoded by the coding sequence ATGTCGATCCGCCACTTCCTCCGCGACGACGACCTGAGCCCGGCCGAACAGGCCGAGGTGCTCGATCTCGCCGCCGAGCTCAAGGCCGACCCGCTCGGCCATCCCGTGCTGGCCGGGCCGAAGGCCGTCGCGATCCTGTTCGACAAGCCGTCCACCCGCACCCGGGTGTCCTTCTCGGTGGGCGTCGCCCAGCTCGGCGGCTACCCGCTGGTCATCGACGCGGGCTCGAGCCAGCTCGGCCGGGGCGAGCCGGTGGCCGACACCACCCGGGTGCTCGACCGCCAGGTCGCCGCGATCGTCTGGCGCACCTTCGGCCAGTCCCGGCTGGAGGAGATGGCCGCGGTCAGCCGCGTGCCCGTCGTCAACGCCCTGACCGACGAGTTCCACCCCTGCCAGATCCTCGCGGACCTGCAGACCGTCCGGGAGCGCAAGGGCGCGCTGGCCGGCCTGACCATGACGTACCTGGGCGACGGCGCCAACAACATGGCGCACTCCTACCTGCTCGGCGGCGCCACGGCCGGCATGCACGTGCGCGTCGGCACGCCGGAGGGTTACCAGCCGGACGCCCGCTACGTCGCGGACGCGGCCGCCATCGCCGCGGCCACCGGCGGTTCGGTGCTCGTCACCTCCGACGCCAAGGCCGCCGCGCAGGACGCGGACGTGCTGATCACCGACACCTGGGTGTCGATGGGCCAGGAGGACGAGGGTTCCGCACGCGCGGAAGTCTTCCGGCCCTATACCCTCGACGAGGCGGCCCTCGCGCTCGCCCGGCCGGACGCGATCGTGCTCCACTGCCTGCCCGCCTACCGCGGGAAGGAGATCGCCGCCTCCGTCATCGACGGCCCGCAGTCGGCGGTCTGGGACGAGGCGGAGAACCGCCTGCACGCCCAAAAGGCGCTGCTGGCGTACCTTCTCGGTTACCGGAGCAGTTCGCGCTGA
- a CDS encoding arginine repressor, which yields MTPSSAAVPRNEQESPAAAAFESAAATVVNTRRARHQRIADLLGRHQVRSQSALAELLASEGFSVTQATLSRDLDELGAMRIRDAEGNLIYALRSEGGDGSPRPAIESGELETRLRRLLGELLVTAEGSANLVVLRTPPGAAQFLASALDHADRHGVTSGVMGTIAGDDTVLVICRDPLGGPDLARRLSEAARG from the coding sequence GTGACCCCGTCGTCCGCCGCGGTCCCGAGGAACGAGCAGGAAAGCCCCGCTGCCGCCGCCTTCGAGAGCGCCGCCGCCACCGTCGTCAACACCCGCCGCGCGCGCCACCAGCGCATCGCCGATCTGCTCGGGCGCCACCAGGTGCGCTCGCAGTCCGCGCTGGCCGAGCTGCTGGCGAGCGAGGGCTTCTCGGTCACCCAGGCCACGCTCTCGCGCGACCTCGACGAGCTCGGCGCGATGCGCATCCGCGACGCCGAGGGCAACCTGATCTACGCGCTGCGCAGCGAGGGCGGCGACGGGTCGCCCCGCCCCGCCATCGAGTCGGGCGAGCTCGAGACCCGGCTGCGCCGGCTGCTCGGCGAGCTGCTGGTCACCGCCGAGGGCTCGGCCAACCTGGTCGTGCTGCGCACCCCGCCGGGCGCGGCGCAGTTCCTGGCCTCGGCGCTCGACCACGCCGACCGCCACGGCGTCACCTCCGGGGTGATGGGCACCATCGCCGGCGACGACACCGTCCTGGTGATCTGCCGCGACCCGCTCGGCGGCCCCGACCTGGCCCGCCGGCTGAGCGAGGCGGCCCGCGGCTGA